One region of Quercus lobata isolate SW786 chromosome 2, ValleyOak3.0 Primary Assembly, whole genome shotgun sequence genomic DNA includes:
- the LOC115977752 gene encoding RING-H2 finger protein ATL54-like: MARNYRILFPTLTATSPSSNCDGFCDLACPFNCPPFPDYSYFSPPPPPPSLTASHSSKFLSHHFSTFLIISLSVLVGLLVLISYYVLIVRSCPSWCSRRNNGRTSSQSDGTDEDFLDENHVDHPIWFITTVGLQQSIISSIAVCKYKKDEGLIEGTECSVCLNEFHEDEMLRLLPKCSHAFHIRCIDTWLRSHTNCPLCRANIIVSDTVSLDLVSHLGSVDQNANNLDRNQETTMMNSGNDGDISENPAGITDESELLEVNGERTSKEAVNCSGNNDLQALGDDSMDNGIQVIRSISEGSLVNEIEDAENSQLDIVPKQDVSSSEVELE; encoded by the exons ATGGCTAGAAATTATAGAATACTCTTCCCTACACTCACTGCAACAAGCCCATCCTCAAACTGTGATGGTTTTTGTGACCTAGCTTGCCCTTTTAACTGTCCACCTTTCCCAGACTATAGCTATTTctcaccaccacctccaccaccatctCTCACAGCCTCTCATAGCTCAAAATTCTTAAGCCACCACTTCTCAACCTTCCTTATTATCTCCCTTTCTGTCTTAGTCGGCCTTCTTGTTCTTATTAGTTACTATGTTCTAATAGTAAGGTCTTGTCCAAGTTGGTGTAGCCGAAGAAATAATGGACGTACATCCTCTCAATCAGACGGTACAGATGAAGATTTTCTTGATGAGAATCATGTTGATCATCCTATATGGTTCATCACCACCGTTGGTTTACAACAGTCTATTATAAGCTCGATAGCAGTTTGTAAGTACAAGAAAGATGAGGGTTTGATTGAAGGCACCGAGTGTTCTGTGTGTTTGAATGAGTTTCATGAAGATGAAATGCTTAGACTCTTGCCTAAGTGTAGCCATGCCTTTCATATACGTTGCATTGATACTTGGTTGAGGTCTCATACAAACTGTCCTCTATGCCGTGCCAATATAATTGTGAGCGATACTGTAAGCTTAGACCTTGTTAGTCATCTGGGTTCAGTGGATCAGAATGCTAATAATTTGGACAGAAACCAAGAGACCACTATGATGAACTCTGGGAATGATGGTGACATCTCTGAAAACCCAGCTGGAATAACCGATGAAAGCGAATTGCTAGAGGTTAATGGTGAAAGAACATCAAAAGAGGCTGTGAATTGTAGTGGGAATAATGATCTTCAGGCACTTGGTGATGATTCAATGGATAATGGTATACAAGTAATAAGGTCTATTTCAGAAGGGAGCTTGGTTAATGAAATTGAAGATGCTGAAAATTCACAGTTAGATATTGTACCAAAGCAAGATG TTTCAAGTTCTGAAGTGGAGCTGGAGTAA
- the LOC115978056 gene encoding transcription factor bHLH96-like — translation MALEAVVYPQDPFSLACKDFYSWSYDLALQEEDKALLGIHSLEQSLHANFDYSSSPSVMQNAHKEYYDPNSSSPEVCTDHTIDQYSFPGEVQLYPLPSKEAFATTTTTGRRKRRRTKCSKNKEEIENQRMTHIAVERNRRKQMNEYLSVLRSLMPPSYVQRGDQASIIGGAINFVKELEQLLQSMEVHKRTKQEPDTNGFSSSSSPFAQFFSFPQYSTRATQCNDSPATATGNESMAQQQQQNQWAVADIEVTMVESHANLKILSKQQPRQLLKMVAGLQSLRLTILHLNVTTIDQMVLYSVSVKVEEGCQLNTVDEIATAVNQMLRRIQEESAFS, via the exons ATGGCATTAGAAGCAGTGGTTTACCCACAAGATCCATTTAGTCTTGCTTGCAAAGACTTTTACTCTTGGAGCTATGACCTTGCTTTACAAGAAGAAGATAAAGCCCTTCTTGGAATCCATAGCTTAGAGCAAAGTCTCCATGCAAACTTTGATTATTCCTCATCTCCTTCAGTGATGCAAAATGCTCATAAAGAGTACTATGACCCAAATTCCTCTTCTCCTGAGGTTTGCACAGATCATACTATTGATCAATATTCTTTCCCTGGTGAAGTACAACTTTACCCTCTTCCTTCAAAGGAAGCTtttgcaacaacaacaacgactGGTCGTAGAAAGCGAAGACGCACCAAGTGTAGCAAAAACAAGGAGGAGAttgagaatcaaaggatgaccCACATTGCTGTTGAGCGCAATCGTCGTAAACAGATGAATGAGTACCTCTCTGTGCTCAGGTCTTTGATGCCTCCTTCTTATGTTCAAAGG GGTGACCAAGCGTCTATAATAGGAGGAGCAATCAATTTTGTGAAGGAACTAGAGCAGTTGTTGCAGTCCATGGAGGTCCATAAAAGGACAAAGCAAGAGCCAGACACTAAtgggttttcttcttcttcttcaccattTGCTCagttcttctccttccctcagTACTCAACACGTGCAACTCAGTGCAACGACTCACCTGCCACTGCTACAGGAAACGAATCAATGGCCCAGCAGCAGCAACAGAATCAATGGGCTGTGGCAGACATAGAAGTCACTATGGTGGAGAGCCATGCCAACCTCAAGATACTCTCAAAGCAACAGCCTAGACAGCTCTTGAAAATGGTGGCTGGGCTTCAAAGTCTGAGGCTCACTATTCTCCACCTTAACGTTACCACTATTGATCAAATGGTCCTCTATTCCGTTAGCGTTAAG GTTGAGGAAGGGTGTCAGCTGAATACAGTGGATGAAATAGCAACAGCAGTTAATCAAATGCTAAGAAGAATTCAAGAAGAGTCTGCTTTCAGCtga